A single window of Pseudomonadota bacterium DNA harbors:
- the secD gene encoding protein translocase subunit SecD codes for MSTPYWKTALILLTCFIGIWFALPNLFSKNVLETLPSWFPKTQVNLGLDLQGGSHLLLEADLKNVVHEYLTGLLDSTRTVLRKDKIGYAHLRTDLAQHAIVFELREALEGEAHSRLFKILQNIDPDFTVQIEGIHVTLSLSEFAVAKREKSAISQSIEIVRRRIDETGTKEPTIQQQGSNRILIQLPGIDNPEHVKNLLGQTAKLSFRLLDDSVSLEEALAGQVPTGSEVLESEEIASHKVHYVVRKAILVSGETLVDAQPSFDDKGRASVSFKFDAIGAKKFADATRANVGKRFAIILDNKVISAPVISEPITGGHGSITGNFSVQEASDFALLLRAGALPAPLHVLEERTVGPDLGADSISAGQHATIFSIILIAIFMVVAYAAVGFIADIAMVFNLILLIAALSQLGATLTLPGIAGIALTLGIAVDANVLINERIKEEMRLGKRLLVAIDSGYKRAMSTIIDSNLTTLIGSLLLYIFGTGPIRGFAVTLSIGILISMFTAVSLTRLILLSWVQWRHPKTLWI; via the coding sequence ATGTCAACACCATACTGGAAAACAGCTCTTATTCTTTTAACCTGCTTTATTGGAATTTGGTTTGCACTTCCGAATTTGTTTTCCAAAAATGTATTGGAGACGTTGCCTTCTTGGTTTCCCAAAACGCAAGTTAACTTGGGGTTGGATCTTCAAGGAGGCAGCCATCTTCTCCTGGAGGCAGACTTAAAAAACGTTGTTCATGAATACTTAACAGGCCTTTTAGATTCAACGCGGACCGTCTTACGAAAAGATAAAATTGGATATGCGCATTTACGCACAGATCTTGCACAGCATGCGATTGTTTTTGAATTAAGGGAAGCGCTTGAAGGCGAAGCTCATTCCCGTCTTTTTAAAATTCTTCAAAATATAGATCCTGATTTTACTGTCCAAATTGAGGGCATTCACGTGACCCTTTCTCTTTCTGAATTTGCAGTTGCAAAGCGAGAAAAGTCAGCAATTAGTCAATCTATTGAAATCGTAAGACGACGCATTGACGAAACAGGCACCAAAGAACCAACGATCCAGCAGCAGGGAAGCAATCGTATTTTAATTCAATTGCCTGGAATTGATAACCCGGAGCATGTTAAAAATTTACTTGGTCAAACAGCAAAACTTTCATTTCGTCTTTTAGATGATAGCGTTTCTCTTGAAGAAGCGCTTGCTGGTCAAGTTCCAACGGGTTCAGAAGTTTTAGAGTCCGAAGAAATTGCCTCGCATAAAGTACATTATGTTGTTCGAAAAGCTATTCTTGTTTCGGGAGAAACATTGGTGGATGCGCAGCCGAGCTTCGATGATAAAGGAAGAGCTTCTGTTTCCTTTAAATTTGATGCGATTGGTGCTAAGAAATTTGCCGATGCTACCCGCGCCAATGTTGGTAAGCGGTTTGCGATCATTTTGGATAATAAAGTTATTAGTGCGCCTGTTATTTCAGAGCCAATTACAGGAGGCCATGGTTCTATTACAGGAAACTTTTCTGTTCAGGAAGCCAGTGATTTTGCTTTGCTCTTAAGAGCGGGTGCTCTGCCTGCTCCTCTGCATGTTCTTGAAGAGCGGACAGTAGGACCTGATTTAGGGGCCGATTCTATTTCTGCCGGACAGCATGCGACGATCTTTTCCATCATTTTAATTGCTATTTTTATGGTCGTGGCTTACGCTGCGGTTGGCTTTATTGCTGATATTGCCATGGTTTTTAATCTTATTCTCCTCATTGCAGCTCTTTCTCAGCTCGGTGCAACTTTAACGCTTCCAGGGATTGCTGGTATCGCTTTAACCCTCGGTATTGCCGTAGATGCCAACGTCTTAATTAATGAGCGCATTAAAGAAGAAATGCGTCTTGGAAAACGTCTGCTTGTTGCGATTGATTCGGGATACAAACGGGCGATGTCGACCATTATTGACTCCAACTTGACAACGCTTATTGGAAGTTTGTTGCTTTATATCTTTGGAACAGGCCCAATTCGCGGATTCGCTGTAACGCTTTCAATCGGAATTTTGATTTCGATGTTTACAGCGGTTTCTTTGACGCGACTCATTCTATTGTCTTGGGTGCAATGGCGTCACCCTAAAACCCTTTGGATTTAA
- a CDS encoding exodeoxyribonuclease VII large subunit has translation MDLDFIEVEVSYTSLSNTPLFTVGELSQSLKRTVESTFSHVRVRGEISGFKKHTSGHVYLSLKDQDALISVVCWKGVYQSFSLNLEDGMDVIATGRVTTYPGRSQYQLVLEKVELAGRGALLKILEERKERLRQEGLFESIYKKQLPYLPRVIGIITSPTGAVIQDILHRLRERFPVHVLIWPVSVQGENSAQQVASAIEGFNALREDGALPRPDLLIVARGGGSLEDLWAFNEECVIRAAFKSEIPLISAIGHETDVTLIDFVSDKRAPTPTAAAEMAVPVRADLLEKIIDQHRRLILLGRQCLVKEAQNLRILQEKLGSPKRLIEVHIQKLDDLSEKLILSLEKRILQARLHFLNILPRLKKPQDLITHGEHRLKSLEVALTHALKMIFSNQERLLKQAEIVLEMTSYTKILERGFVLVRDQKTQVPITSALKAQENQTLSLIFKDGERDVIVKR, from the coding sequence ATCTACTTTTTCCCATGTTAGGGTCCGAGGCGAAATATCTGGCTTTAAGAAGCATACATCAGGGCATGTTTATCTTTCTCTGAAAGATCAAGACGCTCTTATTTCAGTTGTTTGTTGGAAAGGTGTTTATCAAAGCTTTTCATTAAATCTTGAAGACGGGATGGATGTTATTGCAACAGGCCGAGTGACTACATACCCAGGCCGTTCCCAGTATCAACTTGTTCTTGAAAAGGTTGAATTAGCAGGGCGAGGTGCTCTTTTAAAAATTTTGGAAGAAAGAAAAGAAAGGCTGCGTCAAGAAGGTTTATTTGAGAGCATTTATAAAAAACAACTTCCCTATCTACCGCGTGTTATTGGTATTATTACCTCGCCCACGGGAGCTGTTATTCAAGATATTCTTCATCGATTAAGAGAAAGATTCCCCGTTCATGTTTTAATCTGGCCTGTGAGTGTCCAAGGAGAGAATTCTGCACAACAAGTTGCATCGGCCATAGAAGGATTTAATGCTTTGAGAGAGGATGGAGCCCTTCCGAGGCCTGACCTTCTAATCGTTGCACGCGGGGGGGGAAGTCTCGAAGACCTTTGGGCTTTTAATGAAGAATGCGTGATTCGTGCTGCTTTTAAAAGCGAAATTCCTCTTATTTCCGCGATCGGGCATGAAACGGATGTGACGTTGATTGATTTTGTTTCTGATAAGCGCGCGCCAACGCCGACAGCTGCTGCTGAAATGGCTGTTCCAGTTCGTGCTGATCTTTTAGAAAAAATTATAGATCAGCACCGACGTTTAATTCTTCTTGGTCGCCAATGCCTTGTTAAAGAAGCTCAAAATCTTCGTATTCTTCAAGAAAAACTTGGAAGCCCAAAACGGTTGATTGAGGTTCATATACAGAAATTAGATGACCTTTCTGAAAAACTTATTTTGAGCCTTGAGAAAAGAATTCTTCAAGCACGTTTGCATTTCTTAAACATACTTCCAAGGCTTAAAAAACCTCAAGACCTTATTACACATGGGGAACATCGTTTGAAATCTTTAGAGGTTGCTTTAACACATGCCCTCAAAATGATTTTTTCAAATCAAGAACGCCTTTTAAAGCAAGCAGAAATTGTTCTTGAAATGACATCTTATACAAAAATCTTAGAACGTGGATTTGTTTTAGTGCGAGATCAAAAGACACAAGTTCCCATAACCTCTGCTCTCAAAGCTCAAGAAAACCAAACCTTATCCCTTATATTTAAGGATGGAGAAAGAGATGTTATTGTTAAGAGATGA
- the secF gene encoding protein translocase subunit SecF has product MTFKWHGLSLIPHGTSIDFIRIRHVTYLISILITAITFVMLWINGLNLGIDFKGGILIEVQTKGPANLKELRDHVSHLDLGEVALQEFGRSDEVLIRLARQEGGEQGQIQAISKIQKALGDDVSFRRIETVGPKMGEELINNGIYAVFWCLVAMLIYIWFRFELHFAICAIIALFHDAIAVLALYTIFHFEFNSQAIVAILMTVGYSINDTVVIYDRIRENLRKYKAMPDRELINLSINETLSRTILTSSTTLLSLIALYVFGGEVVAEYSLPLIIGITFGTYSSIFLSAPLLLFFNLRRKNQSAEKIPQKA; this is encoded by the coding sequence ATGACCTTTAAGTGGCATGGCCTTTCCCTTATTCCTCATGGAACATCAATTGACTTTATACGTATCCGACATGTTACCTATTTGATATCGATTCTTATTACGGCCATTACATTTGTGATGCTTTGGATCAATGGTCTTAATTTGGGGATTGACTTCAAGGGCGGCATTCTCATTGAAGTTCAAACGAAAGGTCCTGCAAATCTCAAAGAACTAAGAGATCATGTATCCCATCTTGATTTAGGGGAAGTTGCGCTTCAAGAATTTGGACGTTCAGATGAGGTCCTCATCCGTTTGGCGCGTCAAGAAGGGGGTGAACAAGGACAAATTCAGGCGATTTCAAAAATTCAAAAAGCTTTAGGAGACGATGTTTCTTTTAGACGTATTGAAACTGTTGGTCCTAAGATGGGAGAGGAATTAATCAACAATGGCATCTATGCTGTTTTTTGGTGTTTGGTTGCGATGTTGATTTATATTTGGTTTCGATTTGAATTGCACTTTGCTATTTGCGCGATTATTGCCCTTTTTCATGATGCTATCGCAGTCTTAGCTCTTTATACAATCTTTCATTTTGAGTTTAATTCCCAAGCGATTGTTGCCATTCTTATGACCGTTGGATATTCCATAAATGACACGGTTGTTATTTATGACCGTATCCGAGAAAACTTACGTAAGTATAAAGCGATGCCTGATCGTGAGCTCATTAATTTAAGTATTAATGAGACTCTCTCTCGGACAATCTTAACGTCTTCCACAACACTCTTATCTCTCATTGCCCTTTATGTTTTTGGCGGAGAAGTTGTGGCGGAATATTCTTTGCCGCTTATTATTGGCATTACGTTTGGAACCTATTCTTCTATTTTTCTATCGGCGCCTCTTCTTTTGTTCTTTAACTTGCGCCGTAAAAACCAGAGTGCAGAAAAAATTCCCCAAAAAGCATAA
- the yajC gene encoding preprotein translocase subunit YajC yields the protein MMSSVQGEGFNYMSLVPFVLIFVVMYFLLIRPQQKRVRQQQDMLKSIVKGDKVLTSGGIIATVLKVVNDQELEVEISEGVKVRLMRSMVADVLNRSSNLAPREGISSSDKKEDTKVKKLASKKSQKQEKKK from the coding sequence ATGATGTCATCTGTTCAAGGTGAGGGCTTTAATTATATGTCACTCGTGCCTTTTGTTCTTATTTTTGTTGTAATGTATTTTCTGCTTATTCGTCCTCAACAAAAACGTGTGCGTCAACAACAAGACATGTTAAAGAGTATTGTTAAAGGCGATAAAGTGTTGACTTCTGGTGGAATTATTGCAACTGTTTTAAAAGTCGTTAATGATCAGGAACTCGAAGTTGAGATTTCTGAGGGTGTTAAAGTGCGTTTAATGCGCTCAATGGTTGCAGATGTCTTGAATCGCTCTTCTAACCTTGCTCCACGAGAAGGAATATCTTCTTCTGATAAGAAAGAAGATACTAAAGTTAAGAAACTGGCTTCTAAAAAAAGTCAAAAGCAAGAAAAAAAGAAATAA